In one window of Brassica rapa cultivar Chiifu-401-42 chromosome A07, CAAS_Brap_v3.01, whole genome shotgun sequence DNA:
- the LOC103831882 gene encoding cytosolic sulfotransferase 18, with protein MESEPLTVTTVPNQDKTETESSEFEKNQERYQTLISTFTHEKGWRPKEPFIEYGGHWWVQPLLEGCLHAQEFFQARPDDIFVCSYPKTGTTWLKALTFAIVNRSRFDDTSNPLLKRNPHEFVPYIEIDFPFFPQVDVLKDKGNTLFSTHIPYESLPDSVVKSRCKLVYIWRDPKDTFISLWTFLHKERSELGPVNNLEESFDMFCRGLSGYGPYLDHVLGYWKAYQENPDKILFLKYEFMRGDPLPYVKKLAEFMGFGFTEEEEEKGVAEKVVDLCSFETLKNLEANKGEKEREDRAAVYANSAYFRKGKVGDWSNYLTPEMAARIDGIMEEKFKDTGLLEYGQ; from the coding sequence ATGGAATCAGAGCCCTTAACCGTAACGACCGTACCGAACCAAGACAAGACCGAAACAGAGTCATCAGAGTTCGAGAAGAATCAAGAACGTTACCAAACACTAATCTCCACGTTCACACACGAGAAAGGGTGGAGACCTAAAGAGCCTTTCATCGAGTACGGTGGTCACTGGTGGGTACAGCCTCTCCTCGAAGGCTGCCTTCACGCGCAAGAGTTCTTCCAAGCTCGACCCGACGACATCTTCGTCTGTAGCTACCCAAAGACAGGCACCACTTGGCTCAAAGCCTTGACATTCGCCATCGTAAACCGATCTCGCTTCGACGATACCTCGAACCCTCTCCTCAAACGCAACCCTCACGAGTTCGTTCCTTACATCGAGATAGATTTCCCTTTCTTCCCTCAAGTCGATGTTCTTAAAGACAAAGGTAACACTCTGTTCTCAACTCACATCCCTTACGAGTCATTACCGGACTCAGTTGTGAAGTCACGTTGTAAGCTGGTTTACATCTGGAGAGACCCAAAGGACACTTTCATCTCCTTATGGACGTTTCTACACAAAGAGAGGTCAGAGCTTGGTCCTGTAAACAACCTCGAGGAGTCTTTTGATATGTTCTGTCGAGGTTTGTCTGGTTACGGTCCTTATCTTGATCATGTCTTGGGGTATTGGAAAGCTTACCAAGAGAATCCGGATAAGATTCTGTTTCTAAAGTACGAGTTCATGAGAGGTGATCCTTTGCCGTATGTGAAGAAGCTAGCTGAGTTTATGGGGTTTGGATTCacggaagaggaagaagagaagggtGTTGCTGAGAAAGTTGTGGATCTTTGCAGCTTCGAGACGTTGAAGAATCTTGAAGCTAACAAAGGGGAGAAAGAGAGGGAAGATCGTGCTGCTGTTTACGCGAATAGTGCTTATTTTAGGAAAGGTAAGGTTGGAGATTGGTCGAACTATCTGACTCCGGAGATGGCTGCTCGTATTGATGGGATCATGGAAGAGAAGTTCAAGGATACAGGTTTGCTTGAATATGGTCAATGA
- the LOC103831883 gene encoding extensin-3 — MGSPVASFAASLLVLTISPLTSVYQSTANYFYSSPPPPVKHYEYKSPPPPVKHYSSPPVCHSPPPPKKHYEYKSPPPPVKHYSPPLVRSPPPPRKDYVYKSPPPPVKHYSSPPPNKYYVYQSPPPPVKHYSPPSVYHSPPPPKNHYVYKSPPPPVKHYTPPVYHSPPPPKKHYMYKSPPPPVMHYSLPQVYHSPPPPNKHYVYKSPPPPVKHYSPRLVYHSPPPPKKKYVYKSPPPPVRHYFPPHHLYLYKSPPPPYHY; from the exons ATGGGGTCTCCAGTGGCCTCTTTTGCAGCAAGTTTGCTTGTTTTAACAATCTCTCCTCTCACCTCTGTATATCAATCAACTGCTAACTACTTCTATTCTTCTCCTCCACCACCTGTTAAGCATTACGAATACAAATCTCCACCTCCTCCGGTTAAGCACTACTCTTCCCCTCCAGTTTGTCATTCTCCACCACCGCCTAAGAAACACTACGAATACAAATCTCCACCTCCTCCAGTTAAACACTACTCTCCACCACTGGT CCGCTCTCCACCACCTCCCAGGAAAGACTACGTGTACAAATCTCCACCCCCACCGGTTAAGCACTACTCTTCACCACCACCCAATAAATATTACGTATAccaatctcctcctcctccggttaAGCACTACTCACCCCCTTCAGTTTACCATTCTCCACCCCCACCTAAAAATCACTACGTCTAcaaatctccaccaccaccagttAAACACTATACTCCCCCGGTTTACcactctccaccaccaccaaagaAACACTACATGTAcaaatctcctcctcctccggttaTGCACTACTCTCTTCCTCAGGTTTACcactctccaccaccaccaaatAAGCACTACGTATACAAATCCCCTCCTCCTCCGGTTAAGCACTATTCTCCTCGTCTAGTTTACCATTCCCCACCACCACCAAAGAAAAAGTACGTATATAAATCACCTCCTCCTCCAGTCCGCCACTACTTTCCCCCACACCATCTTTACCTCTAcaaatctcctcctcctccatacCACTATTAG
- the LOC103831885 gene encoding cytosolic sulfotransferase 18, with amino-acid sequence MYLFNPTPSSVRTQTISLIPHKTQHKSSKSYSSFAFLFFLSPMESEPLTDTTGGPNQDETKTESSEFEKNQERYKALISTFTHEKGWRQKEAYIEYGGSWWTQFVLEGCLHAQEFFKARPNHFFVCSYPKTGTTWLKALTFAIVNRSRFDHSSSPLLRRTPHELVPYIEFDVSSFPQVDVLNDKGNNNLFSTHIPHELLPVSVVTSRCKLVYIWRDPKDTFISLWTFLNKARAELGPVNNLEESFDMFCRGLSWYGPYLHHVLGYWKAYQENPDKILFLKYEFMSADSLPYVKKLAEFMGFGFTEEEEEKGVAEKVVKLCSFEMLKNLEVNKGEKERENRAALYSNSAFFRKGKVGDWSNYLTPEMAARIDGIMDQKFKDTGLLEHGQ; translated from the coding sequence ATGTACTTATTTAACCCAACTCCTAGCTCTGTCCGAACACAAACTATATCACTCATCCCTCACAAAACACAACACAAGTCCTCAAAATCGTACAGCTCCTttgcctttcttttttttctgtctCCAATGGAATCAGAACCCCTAACCGACACGACAGGAGGACCAAACCAGGACGAGACCAAGACCGAGTCATCAGAATTCGAGAAGAATCAAGAACGGTACAAAGCTCTAATCTCCACGTTTACTCACGAGAAAGGCTGGAGGCAGAAAGAAGCCTATATCGAGTACGGTGGTAGCTGGTGGACACAATTCGTTCTCGAAGGCTGCCTTCACGCGCAAGAATTCTTTAAAGCACGACCCAACCACTTCTTCGTCTGTAGCTACCCAAAGACAGGTACCACTTGGCTCAAAGCCTTAACTTTTGCAATCGTAAACCGATCTCGCTTCGACCATTCCTCGAGCCCTCTCCTCAGACGTACCCCTCACGAGCTTGTTCCTTACATTGAGTTCGACGTCTCTTCCTTCCCTCAAGTCGATGTTCTCAACGACAAAGGTAACAACAATCTGTTCTCAACTCACATCCCTCACGAGCTGTTACCGGTCTCGGTTGTGACGTCACGTTGTAAGCTGGTTTACATCTGGAGAGATCCAAAGGACACTTTCATCTCCCTATGGACATTCCTCAACAAAGCAAGGGCAGAACTCGGTCCTGTAAACAATCTCGAGGAGTCTTTTGATATGTTCTGTCGAGGTCTTTCTTGGTACGGTCCTTATCTTCATCATGTCTTGGGGTATTGGAAAGCTTACCAAGAGAATCCGGACAAGATCTTGTTCCTCAAGTACGAGTTTATGAGCGCTGATTCTTTGCCTTATGTGAAGAAGCTAGCTGAGTTTATGGGGTTTGGATTCacggaagaggaagaggagaaagGTGTTGCTGAGAAAGTTGTGAAGCTTTGCAGCTTCGAGATGTTGAAGAATCTTGAAGTTAACAAAGGGGAGAAAGAGAGGGAAAATCGTGCTGCTCTTTATTCGAATAGCGCTTTTTTCAGGAAAGGTAAGGTTGGAGATTGGTCGAACTATCTGACTCCAGAGATGGCTGCTCGTATTGATGGTATAATGGATCAGAAATTCAAGGATACAGGTTTGCTTGAACATGGTCAATGA
- the LOC103831884 gene encoding cytosolic sulfotransferase 16, producing MEPNTTQNGSQLKLSEFEKTQKKYQDFISALPKSKGWRPNEILTQYNGHWWQECLLEGLLHAKDHFQARPTDFLVCSYPKTGTTWLKALTYAIVNRSRFDDATNPLLKRNPHEFVPYVEIDFAFYPTVDVLQDGKNQLYSTHIPNGSLPESIMNSGCKMVYIWRDPKDTFISMWTFLHKEKSQEGQQLASLEEAFDMFCKGLSVYGPYLDHVLGYWKAYKENPERILFLRYETMRADPLPFVKRLAEFMGYGFSDEEEENGVAENVVKLCSFETLKNLEANKGDKEREDRPAVYANSAYFRKGKVGDWANYLTPEMAGRIDGLVEETFKDTGLLQHDQ from the coding sequence ATGGAACCCAACACGACCCAAAACGGATCCCAACTCAAGCTCTCAGAGTTCGAGAAAACCCAAAAGAAGTACCAAGACTTCATCTCCGCCCTCCCAAAGAGCAAAGGATGGAGACCAAACGAGATCCTAACCCAATACAACGGACACTGGTGGCAAGAATGTCTCCTCGAAGGCCTCCTCCACGCCAAAGACCATTTCCAAGCACGACCCACCGACTTCCTCGTCTGCAGCTACCCCAAAACCGGCACAACCTGGCTCAAAGCCTTAACTTACGCCATCGTAAACCGTTCACGTTTCGACGACGCAACGAACCCGCTCCTCAAACGTAACCCTCACGAGTTCGTGCCTTACGTCGAGATAGACTTCGCGTTCTACCCGACCGTGGACGTCCTTCAAGACGGCAAGAACCAGCTTTACTCCACCCATATACCCAACGGGTCGTTACCGGAGTCTATAATGAACTCCGGTTGCAAGATGGTTTACATTTGGAGAGACCCAAAGGACACATTCATCTCCATGTGGACTTTCCTCCACAAGGAGAAGTCTCAAGAGGGTCAGCAGCTAGCGAGTCTCGAAGAGGCTTTTGATATGTTCTGTAAAGGCTTGTCTGTGTACGGTCCTTATCTGGATCATGTGTTGGGTTACTGGAAGGCTTACAAAGAGAATCCGGAGAGGATTCTCTTCCTGAGGTACGAGACGATGAGAGCTGATCCTTTGCCCTTTGTGAAGAGGTTGGCTGAGTTCATGGGTTATGGGTTTAGTGATGAGGAAGAGGAGAATGGTGTTGCTGAGAATGTAGTGAAGCTTTGTAGTTTTGAGACGTTGAAGAATCTTGAAGCTAACAAAGGAGATAAGGAGAGGGAGGACCGTCCTGCGGTTTATGCGAATAGCGCGTATTTTAggaaaggaaaggttggagattGGGCGAATTATCTGACTCCGGAGATGGCTGGTCGTATCGATGGGTTAGTGGAAGAGACGTTCAAAGATACTGGCTTGCTTCAACATGATCAGTGA
- the LOC103832266 gene encoding cytochrome P450 78A5 has translation MAIDTSLSFAYPFLSLDLCLSILLFISLFVFWLTPGGFAWALYKARSHTRPESKTLPAIPGPSGLPIIGLLLAFVNNALTHRILANIANSCKAKALMAFSVGSTRFVITSEPGTAKEILNSSAFADRPVKESAYELLFHRAMGFAPFGDYWRELRRISSTHLFSPKRISSFGESRRKIGETMVEEIKNAMASYGEVHIKRILHFGSLNNVMSSVFGKTYDFNDGSIVNSKLEHLVSEGYELLGIFNWSDHFPGLRWLDLQGVRRRCRSLVGKVNVFVGNIIEEHKSKRSLRDNKEEEGTNDDDFVDVLLGMQGNIKLSDSDMIAVLWEMIFRGTDTVTILLEWILARMILHPDIQAKAQAEIDAIEGETGREVSDSDLSKLPYIRAIVKETLRMHPPGPLLSWARLSIHDTQIGTHFIPAGTTAMVNMWAITHDEKVWPEAHEYKPERFLGAQEGDNFPIMGSDLRLAPFGAGRRVCPGKSMGIATVELWLAQLLGSFKWVPCGEVDLSETLKLSLEMKNSLVCKAIPRV, from the exons ATGGCTATTGATACGAGTCTTTCCTTCGCTTATCCATTTCTAAGTCTCGACCTTTGTCTCAGCATTCTCCTCTTCATCTCCCTTTTCGTTTTCTGGTTGACTCCAGGTGGCTTTGCTTGGGCACTCTACAAAGCTCGTTCCCACACCAGACCAGAATCCAAAACCCTACCCGCCATTCCTGGCCCGTCTGGTCTCCCCATCATTGGCCTCCTCTTAGCCTTCGTTAACAACGCCTTGACACACAGAATCCTCGCCAATATCGCTAACTCTTGCAAAGCCAAAGCCCTCATGGCGTTCTCCGTCGGGTCTACCCGGTTTGTGATAACTAGCGAACCGGGGACGGCTAAAGAGATCTTAAACAGCTCTGCATTTGCGGACCGGCCTGTGAAAGAGTCGGCTTACGAGCTGCTTTTTCATAGAGCTATGGGGTTTGCTCCCTTTGGTGATTACTGGAGAGAGCTGAGGAGAATCTCTTCTACTCATCTCTTTAGCCCTAAGAGGATCTCCTCTTTCGGAGAATCACGTCGAAAAATCGGGGAAACTATGGTGGAAGAGATCAAGAATGCGATGGCAAGTTATGGAGAGGTGCATATCAAAAGAATCTTGCATTTTGGATCACTCAACAACGTGATGTCTAGCGTTTTTGGTAAAACATATGACTTCAACGATGGTAGTATCGTTAACTCGAAGTTGGAGCATTTGGTGTCCGAAGGCTATGAGCTTCTTGGAATATTCAACTGGAGTGATCATTTCCCGGGACTGAGGTGGTTAGATTTACAAGGCGTAAGGAGAAGATGCCGTAGCTTGGTTGGTAAGGTGAATGTGTTTGTCGGAAATATAATCGAGGAGCACAAATCAAAGAGGTCTCTTCGTGATAATAAAGAAGAAGAGGGCACTAATGATGATGACTTTGTTGATGTCTTACTTGGCATGCAAGGCAACATCAAACTTTCAGACTCTGACATGATTGCCGTCCTTTGG GAAATGATTTTTAGGGGAACGGACACCGTGACAATTTTACTGGAATGGATCCTTGCGAGGATGATTCTTCACCCTGACATTCAAGCAAAGGCGCAGGCCGAGATAGATGCTATTGAGGGTGAAACGGGACGTGAAGTCTCAGACTCAGACCTCTCCAAGCTTCCATACATCCGTGCCATCGTCAAGGAGACCCTAAGGATGCACCCACCTGGTCCTCTCCTCTCATGGGCTCGTCTCTCTATTCACGACACTCAAATTGGGACCCACTTTATCCCCGCTGGGACCACTGCCATGGTTAACATGTGGGCTATAACCCATGATGAAAAGGTCTGGCCGGAGGCTCATGAGTATAAGCCAGAGAGGTTTCTTGGTGCACAAGAAGGTGATAATTTTCCCATAATGGGATCTGATTTGAGGCTTGCTCCCTTTGGTGCTGGGCGTAGGGTTTGTCCTGGTAAGTCTATGGGTATAGCTACTGTGGAGTTATGGCTGGCTCAGTTGCTAGGTAGCTTCAAGTGGGTTCCCTGTGGTGAAGTAGATTTGAGTGAGACTTTGAAGCTCTCACTAGAGATGAAGAACTCTCTTGTTTGTAAGGCAATCCCTAGGGTTTAA